In Sphingomonas sp. PAMC26645, one DNA window encodes the following:
- the moeB gene encoding molybdopterin-synthase adenylyltransferase MoeB: protein MTLSDDELDRYARHIVLKEFGGTGQARLKAATVAIVGAGGIGSPAIQYLGAAGVGRLNLIDDDSVEPSNLQRQTIFTTADTGIAKVQAAAAAVQRINPHVSVETHRVRIGADNVVALLADVDVVLDGCDNFATRFCVADAAHAMKIPLVSAAVGQFEGQLATYRGWEADKPCYRCFVGEDPERAETSCAEDGVLGPVTGVIGSLAALEVLRAIAPFGDDPAGKLLLIDLLALRFRTIRLPKDPGCTACGKSVPSR, encoded by the coding sequence ATGACTCTCTCCGACGACGAACTCGACCGGTATGCACGGCATATCGTCCTCAAGGAATTCGGCGGCACGGGACAGGCGCGGTTGAAGGCGGCGACCGTTGCGATCGTCGGCGCTGGCGGGATCGGCTCGCCTGCGATCCAGTATCTCGGCGCTGCCGGGGTCGGTCGCCTGAACCTGATCGACGACGACAGCGTCGAACCGTCCAATCTGCAGCGTCAGACGATCTTCACGACCGCGGATACCGGCATTGCCAAGGTTCAGGCCGCCGCCGCCGCCGTGCAACGGATCAACCCACACGTCTCGGTCGAGACCCACCGCGTGCGCATTGGTGCGGACAACGTCGTTGCGCTGCTGGCGGATGTGGATGTCGTACTCGACGGCTGCGACAATTTCGCAACGCGCTTCTGTGTCGCCGATGCCGCGCATGCCATGAAGATTCCGCTCGTCTCGGCCGCAGTAGGCCAGTTCGAGGGACAGCTCGCCACCTATCGCGGCTGGGAAGCGGACAAGCCGTGCTACCGTTGCTTCGTCGGCGAAGACCCTGAGCGCGCAGAGACCAGCTGCGCAGAAGACGGCGTTCTTGGCCCCGTCACCGGCGTGATCGGCAGCTTGGCTGCGCTCGAGGTACTCCGGGCGATCGCGCCGTTCGGCGACGATCCTGCCGGTAAATTGCTGCTGATCGACCTGCTCGCGCTACGATTTCGTACGATTCGCCTGCCCAAGGATCCGGGGTGTACGGCGTGCGGCAAAAGCGTGCCTTCGCGGTGA
- the dut gene encoding dUTP diphosphatase, whose protein sequence is MIRIELKRLPHGEGLPLPAYATEGAAGMDVVAAEELTLAPGARAAVATGFAIAIPVGHEVQVRPRSGLALKHGVTCLNTPGTIDSDYRGEVKVILVNLGQEPFAIARGDRIAQLVPAVVLRATLDEVATLDDTSRGAGGFGSTGR, encoded by the coding sequence ATGATCCGTATCGAACTAAAGCGCCTGCCGCACGGCGAGGGCCTGCCGTTGCCTGCCTATGCGACCGAGGGTGCCGCCGGGATGGACGTCGTCGCTGCCGAGGAACTGACGCTCGCCCCCGGCGCCCGCGCCGCCGTCGCGACCGGCTTCGCGATCGCCATTCCCGTCGGCCATGAGGTCCAGGTCCGCCCGCGCTCCGGCCTCGCGCTGAAGCACGGCGTGACCTGCCTCAACACGCCGGGCACGATCGACAGCGACTACCGCGGCGAAGTGAAGGTGATTCTCGTCAACCTCGGCCAGGAACCGTTCGCGATCGCGCGCGGCGACCGGATCGCGCAACTCGTCCCCGCAGTCGTGCTCCGCGCGACGCTCGACGAAGTCGCGACGCTCGACGACACCTCGCGCGGCGCAGGCGGCTTCGGATCGACCGGCCGATGA
- a CDS encoding M48 family metallopeptidase, with the protein MSMISRFAPFLMLTAATPTALPAAPMPVADAPPTAAFFDTLRAADLRLATIAYRLTTGNAALCDRLQPQIGMPIHALTQYGPGARKAAAATFGFQSTIGVEAVVAGGPADRAGVRPNDSIVAIDDRSQPGLPSADAPESAAVRDAAEAIITDAPVGKPLRLTVLRDGKRVPITITPVAGCRSRFEILLGTGLDASADGSIVQLGERFFEGYTDEEIAVVVAHELSHNILRHRARLDAAKINRGLLAELGRNGRLIRQTEDQADLLGIYLLANAGYDPMSAPKFWRSKGGAIDGGLFRSRTHASSKARAEALEAAARDIAATATRPIIPPVVATRNVPLR; encoded by the coding sequence ATGTCGATGATCTCCCGCTTCGCGCCGTTCCTGATGCTCACGGCCGCTACGCCCACGGCTTTGCCTGCCGCACCGATGCCCGTAGCGGATGCGCCGCCGACGGCTGCGTTCTTCGACACGTTGCGCGCTGCCGATCTCCGGCTGGCGACGATCGCCTACCGGCTGACTACTGGCAATGCGGCGTTGTGTGACCGCCTCCAGCCACAGATCGGCATGCCGATCCATGCGCTGACGCAATATGGCCCCGGCGCGCGCAAGGCCGCAGCGGCCACCTTCGGGTTCCAATCGACGATCGGTGTCGAGGCGGTCGTCGCTGGCGGTCCAGCTGACCGCGCGGGAGTTCGTCCCAACGATTCGATCGTCGCGATCGACGATCGATCACAACCGGGCTTGCCGTCTGCCGATGCGCCCGAAAGCGCGGCAGTGCGCGATGCTGCGGAAGCGATCATCACCGATGCGCCGGTCGGAAAGCCGTTGCGACTGACGGTGCTGCGCGACGGCAAGCGCGTGCCGATCACGATCACGCCGGTCGCCGGATGCCGGTCGCGGTTCGAGATCCTGCTCGGCACTGGCCTGGATGCGAGCGCGGACGGTTCGATCGTGCAGCTCGGCGAGCGGTTCTTCGAGGGCTATACCGACGAGGAGATCGCGGTCGTCGTCGCGCATGAACTCTCGCACAACATCCTACGTCACCGCGCCCGGCTCGATGCGGCGAAGATCAATCGCGGCCTGCTGGCGGAACTCGGTCGCAACGGCCGCCTGATTCGCCAGACCGAGGATCAGGCGGACCTGCTCGGCATCTACCTGCTCGCCAACGCCGGTTACGATCCGATGTCGGCCCCTAAATTCTGGCGGAGCAAGGGCGGCGCGATCGACGGCGGGCTGTTCCGTAGTCGCACGCACGCATCGTCCAAGGCGCGTGCCGAAGCGCTGGAAGCCGCCGCGCGGGACATCGCGGCGACCGCGACGCGGCCGATCATCCCGCCAGTCGTTGCGACTCGTAACGTGCCGTTGCGCTGA
- a CDS encoding metallophosphoesterase family protein, with translation MISKLFKSRSVAKLTQPQVPPGRRVYAVGDIHGRADLLDELIGLIEADERDRGAAETTLIFLGDIVDRGPASAAVIDRLRGLAHARPDHPDIRFLLGNHEEIFLGALDGEPKALRLFCRIGGRETVLSYGMEAAEYERLDYEELVQRLETLVPDEHREFLRKFEDMIVIGDYAFVHAGVRPDTPLGLQRTSDLRWIRDPFLDHRSTLEKTIVHGHTMTDEIERRGHRIGIDTGAYASGRLTALGMEGAETWTLQTGTTIGPKTN, from the coding sequence ATGATTTCAAAGCTTTTCAAGTCCCGTAGCGTTGCCAAGCTGACTCAACCGCAGGTTCCTCCCGGTCGCCGCGTTTATGCCGTCGGCGACATTCACGGTCGCGCCGACCTGCTCGACGAACTGATTGGGTTGATCGAGGCGGACGAACGCGACCGCGGTGCAGCGGAAACGACCTTGATATTCCTCGGCGATATCGTCGACCGGGGCCCCGCCTCCGCGGCAGTGATCGATCGGTTGCGCGGGCTTGCCCATGCCCGCCCCGACCACCCCGACATCCGCTTCCTGCTCGGTAATCACGAAGAGATCTTCCTCGGTGCGCTCGACGGCGAACCCAAGGCACTCCGGTTGTTCTGCCGCATCGGCGGGCGCGAGACCGTGCTGAGCTACGGCATGGAAGCCGCGGAATATGAGCGGCTCGACTATGAAGAGCTGGTGCAACGCCTCGAAACGCTCGTTCCAGACGAACACCGCGAATTCTTGCGCAAGTTCGAGGACATGATCGTGATCGGCGACTACGCGTTCGTCCACGCCGGCGTACGCCCTGACACGCCGCTCGGTCTACAGCGCACCTCCGACCTGCGGTGGATTCGCGATCCCTTCCTCGATCATCGCTCGACGTTGGAAAAGACGATCGTCCATGGCCACACCATGACCGACGAAATCGAACGACGCGGGCACCGAATCGGCATCGACACGGGCGCCTACGCTTCGGGTCGCCTCACTGCACTGGGGATGGAAGGCGCGGAAACCTGGACGCTCCAGACCGGCACCACCATAGGGCCAAAGACGAACTGA
- a CDS encoding exopolysaccharide biosynthesis polyprenyl glycosylphosphotransferase, whose amino-acid sequence MNVESGVLSRAMAPSRGKKPARTWRPSASSLRVRLILGMLTVDTGCIIASYLAAAGLRGVFANDTAWIVILAMLIPVFVITTLNNDSYAAANLRDPFRSIARGLQAYALAISAVIFIAFCLKASDTFPRLVVAIGSAFAIVSLALGRFLFVRHMPAIIGGNPFSIVLLYDSGQPIPRGDFSVVIAADSYFDPDHHDPVMYDRLAQSLSGADRVIVACSPERRIAWAQALKGANIQSEIFMPELNVLAPLGISAHGDTPTVIIANGPLVLFDRFVKRSFDVMLASCALVTLMPIWILIALSVKVDSRGPIFFSQIRIGRSNQMFRLMKFRSMRVDHSDGAGARSTSRDDDRITRVGKFIRSTSIDELPQLLNVLKGDMSIVGPRPHALGSRAADKLFWEVDQRYWHRHAAKPGLTGLAQVRGYRGATLYEDDLRNRLQADLEYLEHWSIWRDIKIILLTFRVLLHRNAF is encoded by the coding sequence ATGAATGTAGAGAGCGGCGTTCTGAGCCGTGCTATGGCGCCATCGCGCGGCAAGAAGCCTGCCCGGACTTGGCGCCCGAGCGCGTCCTCGCTACGCGTTCGCCTGATTCTCGGCATGCTGACGGTAGATACCGGTTGCATTATTGCGAGTTATCTGGCGGCGGCTGGTCTGCGCGGGGTATTCGCGAACGACACGGCCTGGATCGTAATCCTAGCGATGTTGATCCCGGTCTTCGTTATTACGACGCTAAATAACGACAGCTATGCAGCCGCAAATCTTCGCGACCCCTTCCGCTCGATAGCGCGAGGGTTGCAGGCCTATGCGCTCGCGATCTCCGCAGTCATCTTCATCGCGTTCTGTCTGAAGGCCAGCGATACCTTCCCGCGTCTTGTCGTCGCGATAGGTTCGGCATTTGCCATTGTTTCCTTGGCATTAGGACGGTTCCTGTTCGTCCGGCACATGCCTGCGATCATCGGCGGGAATCCGTTCAGCATCGTCCTTCTGTACGATTCCGGTCAGCCGATCCCGCGCGGGGACTTCTCGGTCGTTATCGCCGCGGACTCCTATTTCGATCCCGATCACCATGATCCCGTGATGTACGACCGCCTCGCGCAATCGCTGTCGGGCGCCGACCGCGTGATCGTCGCGTGCAGCCCGGAGCGTCGGATCGCCTGGGCGCAGGCTTTGAAAGGCGCGAACATCCAGAGCGAGATCTTCATGCCGGAACTGAACGTGCTGGCGCCGCTCGGCATCAGCGCGCACGGCGACACGCCGACAGTCATCATCGCCAACGGCCCGCTGGTCCTGTTCGACCGCTTCGTGAAGCGTAGCTTCGACGTGATGCTCGCTAGCTGCGCGCTGGTGACGCTGATGCCGATCTGGATCCTGATCGCGCTGTCGGTGAAGGTCGATTCGCGCGGGCCGATCTTCTTCAGCCAGATCCGGATCGGTCGCAGCAACCAGATGTTCCGCCTGATGAAGTTCCGCAGCATGCGCGTCGACCACAGCGACGGCGCAGGTGCGCGCTCGACGTCGCGCGACGACGATCGGATCACGCGCGTCGGCAAGTTCATCCGCAGCACCAGCATCGACGAACTACCGCAGCTGTTGAACGTCCTGAAGGGCGACATGAGCATCGTCGGCCCGCGCCCGCACGCACTCGGGTCGCGCGCGGCGGACAAATTATTCTGGGAAGTCGACCAGCGATACTGGCATCGTCATGCCGCCAAGCCTGGTTTGACGGGCCTAGCGCAGGTGCGCGGCTATCGCGGTGCGACGTTGTACGAGGACGATCTGCGCAACCGGCTCCAGGCGGATCTCGAGTATCTCGAGCATTGGTCGATCTGGCGCGACATCAAGATCATCCTCCTGACCTTCCGCGTCCTGCTACACCGGAACGCCTTCTGA
- the wecB gene encoding UDP-N-acetylglucosamine 2-epimerase (non-hydrolyzing), with the protein MPKVLVIFGTRPEAIKLFPVIRALAAIRGLTVRTCVTAQHRGLLDQVLAIADLVPDIDLDLMEPGQTLDRLTARLLVGLGDVMDAERPDLVIVQGDTATAMTGALAAYYRKVPVAHVEAGLRSGDIYHPWPEEVNRRIVAPIATLHFAPTDTAAEALRRETIAEDTIHVTGNTVIDALHWTADRVAADPSLAAGLDAIAARFAGKRIILVTTHRRENFGDGMAAIARAIGRIAERDDVAVLFPVHPNPNVVSVMDAILGTRANVARIEPLDYPHFVRALGMADIVLTDSGGVQEEAPALGKPVLVMRETTERPEGVAAGTARLIGTDEDRIVSEIFTLLDDTSRYSAMARAHNPFGDGHAAAKIAKVVAHAVGL; encoded by the coding sequence ATGCCCAAAGTTCTCGTCATCTTCGGCACGCGACCCGAAGCGATCAAACTCTTCCCGGTGATCCGGGCGCTGGCTGCGATCCGCGGCCTGACCGTCCGCACCTGCGTCACCGCGCAGCACCGCGGGCTGCTCGATCAGGTGCTCGCGATCGCTGATCTCGTGCCCGACATCGATCTCGACCTGATGGAGCCGGGACAGACGCTCGATCGCCTTACCGCGCGGCTGCTGGTCGGTCTCGGCGACGTCATGGATGCCGAGCGGCCCGACCTCGTCATCGTGCAGGGCGACACCGCGACCGCGATGACGGGAGCGCTTGCCGCCTATTACCGCAAGGTCCCGGTCGCGCATGTCGAGGCGGGGCTGCGGTCTGGCGACATCTACCATCCCTGGCCGGAGGAGGTGAACCGGCGCATCGTCGCGCCGATCGCCACGCTGCATTTCGCACCCACCGACACCGCCGCTGAGGCACTGCGACGTGAGACGATCGCCGAGGACACGATCCACGTCACCGGCAACACCGTGATCGATGCCCTGCACTGGACCGCGGACCGCGTCGCGGCGGACCCGTCGCTGGCGGCCGGGCTCGACGCGATCGCCGCGCGCTTCGCGGGCAAGCGGATCATCCTGGTCACGACGCATCGGCGCGAGAATTTCGGCGACGGCATGGCCGCGATCGCGCGCGCGATCGGGCGTATTGCGGAGCGCGATGACGTCGCGGTGCTGTTCCCGGTCCACCCGAACCCGAACGTCGTATCGGTGATGGACGCGATCCTCGGTACCCGCGCCAACGTCGCGCGGATCGAGCCGCTCGATTACCCGCACTTCGTCCGCGCGCTCGGCATGGCGGACATCGTCCTGACCGATTCGGGCGGCGTGCAGGAGGAGGCACCTGCGCTCGGCAAGCCGGTCCTCGTGATGCGCGAGACCACCGAGCGGCCGGAGGGCGTCGCGGCTGGCACCGCGAGGCTGATCGGCACCGACGAGGACCGCATCGTTTCCGAAATCTTCACCCTGCTCGACGACACGTCGCGCTACTCCGCGATGGCCCGCGCCCATAACCCGTTCGGGGATGGCCATGCCGCCGCCAAAATCGCAAAGGTCGTCGCGCATGCTGTCGGACTCTAA
- the galU gene encoding UTP--glucose-1-phosphate uridylyltransferase GalU yields the protein MTIKPLRKAVFPVAGLGTRFLPATKAMPKEMLTVVDKPLIQYAVEEALEAGIEQIIFVTGRGKSALEDHFDISYELEDTMRSRGKSLDAISNIRMKPGSPVYVRQQEPLGLGHAVWCAREIVGDEPFAVLLPDELMVGKPGFMKQMVEAYNQVGGNVIGALEVPDSETDKYGIISPGAIDGRLTEVTALVEKPKRGTAPSNLMIPGRYILQPEVMRILETQEKGAGDEIQLTDAMAQLIGNQSFHGFTFDGQRYDCGDKAGYIQANLAIALARDDIGPGIRDFATKLLAS from the coding sequence ATGACCATAAAGCCGCTGCGCAAGGCCGTGTTTCCGGTGGCAGGACTGGGTACGCGCTTCCTTCCGGCCACCAAGGCCATGCCGAAGGAAATGCTCACCGTCGTCGACAAACCGCTGATTCAATATGCGGTCGAGGAAGCACTCGAGGCTGGGATCGAGCAGATCATCTTCGTGACAGGGCGCGGCAAAAGCGCGCTCGAGGATCATTTCGACATCTCGTACGAGCTAGAGGATACCATGCGGTCGCGCGGCAAGTCGCTGGACGCGATCAGCAATATCCGGATGAAGCCCGGTTCGCCGGTCTATGTCCGGCAGCAGGAGCCGCTCGGCCTGGGCCATGCGGTCTGGTGCGCGCGAGAGATCGTCGGTGACGAACCGTTCGCGGTCCTGCTCCCCGACGAGTTGATGGTCGGCAAGCCCGGCTTCATGAAGCAGATGGTCGAGGCCTATAACCAAGTCGGCGGCAACGTGATCGGTGCGCTCGAAGTGCCCGATTCGGAAACCGACAAATACGGCATCATCTCGCCGGGCGCGATCGATGGGCGACTCACGGAAGTGACCGCACTCGTCGAAAAACCCAAGCGCGGCACCGCACCGTCGAATTTGATGATCCCGGGGCGTTACATCCTGCAGCCCGAGGTGATGCGGATCCTGGAGACGCAGGAAAAGGGCGCGGGCGACGAGATCCAGCTGACCGACGCGATGGCGCAGTTGATCGGCAACCAGTCGTTCCACGGCTTCACCTTCGATGGCCAGCGCTATGACTGCGGCGACAAGGCCGGCTACATCCAGGCCAATTTGGCGATCGCACTGGCCCGCGACGACATCGGGCCCGGCATCCGCGACTTCGCAACGAAGCTGCTGGCGAGCTGA
- the wecC gene encoding UDP-N-acetyl-D-mannosamine dehydrogenase, giving the protein MLSDSNLTVVVLGLGYIGLPTAAIIARTGAQVLGVDVTESVVETVNSGRVHIEEVDLDGLVSGVVARGTLRASTAIEPADVFVIAVPTPFDADHAPNIRYVLDAATTIASVLKTGDTIILESTSPVGTTEKVRDLLASLRPDLRVPGKTGDQADVAIAYCPERVLPGRILVELIDNDRVIGGITPRCARKALTFYRRFVRGACVTTTARAAEMTKLTENAFRDVNIAFANELSLIADTMGVDVWEVIRLANRHPRVNILQPGPGVGGHCIAVDPWFLVHAAPDQTPLIRTAREVNDGKTDHVIAQVAALVEASPEATVACLGLAFKANIDDFRESPALKVAEAVARQFGDRVRIVEPYAQTLPAVMADTGATLIDVDTAIETCSIMIVLVDHDVFKSIPLEERIDKAVLDTRGIWPDQPRASPPAVSATARYESQRLAG; this is encoded by the coding sequence ATGCTGTCGGACTCTAACCTCACCGTCGTCGTCCTCGGGCTCGGCTATATCGGCCTTCCCACCGCGGCGATCATCGCGCGGACGGGGGCGCAGGTGCTCGGTGTCGACGTGACCGAATCGGTCGTGGAGACGGTCAATTCCGGCCGCGTGCACATCGAGGAGGTCGATCTCGACGGCCTCGTCTCGGGTGTCGTTGCGCGCGGCACGTTGCGCGCCTCGACCGCGATCGAGCCTGCCGACGTGTTCGTGATCGCGGTACCGACTCCATTCGACGCCGATCACGCACCCAACATCCGCTACGTCCTCGACGCCGCGACCACGATCGCGAGCGTGCTGAAGACGGGCGATACGATCATCCTCGAATCGACCTCGCCGGTCGGCACCACCGAGAAGGTTCGCGACCTGCTGGCAAGCCTGCGCCCCGACCTGCGCGTACCGGGGAAGACAGGCGACCAGGCGGATGTCGCGATCGCCTATTGCCCGGAGCGCGTGCTGCCGGGCCGCATCCTAGTCGAGTTGATCGACAACGACCGCGTCATCGGCGGCATCACGCCGCGGTGTGCGCGTAAGGCGCTGACCTTCTATCGCCGCTTCGTGCGCGGTGCCTGCGTGACCACGACCGCGCGCGCTGCAGAGATGACCAAGCTTACCGAGAATGCGTTTCGCGACGTCAACATCGCGTTCGCTAACGAACTGTCGCTCATCGCCGACACGATGGGCGTCGACGTGTGGGAGGTGATCCGCCTCGCCAACCGCCATCCGCGCGTCAACATCCTGCAACCCGGCCCCGGTGTCGGCGGGCATTGCATCGCGGTCGATCCGTGGTTCCTCGTCCACGCCGCCCCCGACCAGACGCCGCTGATCCGGACCGCGCGCGAGGTCAACGACGGCAAGACCGACCACGTCATCGCGCAGGTCGCGGCCCTGGTCGAGGCGTCACCCGAGGCTACGGTCGCGTGCCTGGGCCTCGCGTTCAAGGCGAACATCGACGACTTCCGCGAGAGCCCTGCCCTCAAGGTCGCGGAAGCCGTGGCGCGCCAGTTCGGCGACCGGGTGCGGATCGTCGAGCCCTATGCGCAGACGCTGCCCGCCGTGATGGCGGACACCGGCGCGACGCTGATCGACGTAGACACCGCGATCGAGACGTGTTCGATCATGATCGTGCTGGTCGACCACGACGTATTCAAGTCAATCCCGCTCGAGGAGCGCATCGATAAGGCGGTGCTCGACACGCGCGGCATCTGGCCGGATCAGCCGCGGGCGTCGCCGCCTGCGGTCAGCGCAACGGCACGTTACGAGTCGCAACGACTGGCGGGATGA